Proteins encoded within one genomic window of Geotalea daltonii FRC-32:
- the truB gene encoding tRNA pseudouridine(55) synthase TruB, protein MDGFIVVDKPIGVTSHDVVGMVRRMAGQKKVGHTGTLDPFATGVLPVALGEGTKAITFLDEGVKEYQAVMMLGTATDTQDCTGNVTSSSDCSAITEQAVAEVCLSMVGKQSQLPPMFSALKKNGVPLYKLARQGTEVEREARGIEIFSLVIDRMNLPQVSFTVRCSRGTYVRTLAHDIGLKLGCGAHLVQLRRTTSGPFTIQDAVTPDLLQERLKLGVNAVGLVSPYAALAHLPDLVLSEKGAARVMCGIAPADNDFLTIPDEIGHGQLVRLSIGGGLLAVAEAVLPPGTGEQLSFRLSRVFNLDNSFTDQRVCGNSI, encoded by the coding sequence ATCGATGGCTTTATCGTAGTTGACAAGCCAATCGGCGTGACATCCCACGACGTGGTCGGCATGGTGCGCCGGATGGCCGGACAGAAGAAGGTCGGTCATACCGGCACCCTCGATCCTTTCGCCACGGGTGTACTACCGGTGGCCCTTGGTGAAGGTACCAAGGCCATTACCTTTCTGGACGAAGGGGTCAAGGAGTACCAGGCGGTGATGATGCTGGGTACAGCTACCGATACCCAGGATTGCACCGGTAACGTTACCAGCAGCAGTGACTGTTCGGCCATAACAGAACAGGCCGTCGCGGAAGTATGTCTTTCCATGGTCGGTAAGCAGAGCCAGCTGCCCCCCATGTTCTCCGCCCTGAAAAAAAATGGCGTTCCCCTGTACAAACTGGCCAGGCAGGGAACAGAGGTGGAACGTGAGGCTAGGGGAATAGAAATATTTTCCCTGGTCATTGACCGGATGAATCTCCCCCAGGTGAGTTTCACCGTCAGGTGTTCCCGCGGTACCTATGTGAGGACCCTGGCCCACGATATCGGTCTGAAGCTTGGTTGCGGCGCTCACCTGGTGCAACTTCGCCGAACCACGAGCGGCCCGTTTACCATTCAGGATGCCGTTACTCCCGATCTTCTGCAGGAGCGTCTTAAACTGGGCGTAAATGCTGTGGGACTGGTCTCTCCCTATGCCGCTCTTGCCCATTTACCAGACCTTGTTTTATCGGAAAAGGGTGCAGCCAGGGTGATGTGCGGCATTGCCCCTGCAGATAACGATTTTCTGACGATCCCCGACGAAATAGGCCATGGTCAACTGGTCCGGCTGTCCATCGGCGGGGGGCTTTTGGCAGTAGCCGAGGCAGTACTTCCGCCAGGCACCGGGGAACAGTTGTCTTTTAGGCTTTCCAGGGTATTTAATCTTGATAATTCCTTTACAGATCAAAGGGTTTGTGGTAATAGTATCTAG
- a CDS encoding aminopeptidase has translation MKDTRVRQLAEVLVNYSTKVKKGDVVLISATGMESIPLVKELYALCLEKGAKYVEYEFNVPDINRYFYNNATDEQLAYFPEHKLDQMKKADVYIGLSAADNSMVMAKADQKKMIAWSKLVRPIVDWRVKNTRWVITRYPTHGAAQEAKMSLDEYEDYLFAACCIDWHAESLKQDKLKKLVDAADKVRIKASDTDLFFSIKGLPGIKCDGRYNIPDGEVYTAPIKTSVEGYITYNCPTVYQGKEFNDIRLEFSKGQIVKATSRGMDKELNGVLDTDEGARYVGEFAIGVNPNIRVPMRNILFDEKIFGSIHFTPGQCYDECDNGNRSAVHWDMVKILTGDGELWFDDKLIQKDGRFVHPDLLELNPGD, from the coding sequence ATGAAAGACACGCGCGTCAGGCAATTGGCCGAGGTGCTGGTAAATTATTCGACCAAGGTAAAGAAGGGGGACGTGGTCCTCATCTCGGCGACGGGAATGGAGTCGATTCCCCTGGTCAAGGAGCTTTATGCCCTCTGTCTGGAGAAGGGGGCCAAATATGTGGAATACGAGTTCAACGTTCCCGATATCAACCGCTATTTCTACAACAATGCCACAGACGAACAGCTCGCCTATTTTCCCGAGCACAAGCTGGACCAGATGAAGAAGGCTGATGTTTACATCGGCCTCTCCGCTGCTGACAACTCCATGGTCATGGCCAAGGCCGACCAGAAGAAGATGATAGCCTGGTCCAAGCTGGTGCGCCCCATCGTCGACTGGCGGGTAAAGAATACCAGGTGGGTCATCACCCGTTACCCCACCCACGGCGCCGCCCAGGAAGCCAAGATGAGCCTGGACGAGTATGAAGATTATCTCTTTGCTGCCTGCTGCATCGACTGGCATGCCGAATCCCTGAAGCAGGACAAGCTGAAAAAGCTGGTGGATGCCGCCGACAAGGTGCGCATCAAGGCTTCCGATACGGATCTTTTCTTCAGCATCAAGGGACTGCCAGGCATCAAGTGCGACGGCCGCTACAACATCCCCGACGGTGAGGTCTATACCGCCCCGATAAAAACCTCCGTTGAAGGATACATCACCTACAACTGCCCCACCGTATACCAGGGCAAGGAATTCAACGATATCCGCCTGGAATTCAGCAAGGGGCAGATCGTCAAGGCCACCTCCCGCGGGATGGACAAGGAGTTGAACGGCGTCCTGGACACCGACGAGGGTGCCCGCTACGTGGGAGAGTTTGCCATCGGCGTCAATCCCAACATCCGCGTCCCAATGCGCAACATCCTTTTCGACGAGAAGATCTTCGGTTCCATCCATTTCACCCCCGGCCAATGCTACGACGAGTGCGACAACGGCAACCGTTCGGCCGTCCATTGGGACATGGTCAAGATCCTGACCGGAGACGGCGAGCTGTGGTTCGATGATAAATTGATCCAGAAGGATGGCCGTTTCGTTCACCCGGACCTGCTGGAACTCAACCCTGGTGACTGA
- the rpsO gene encoding 30S ribosomal protein S15, which yields MLATDKKQEIIGAYKLHDSDTGSPEVQIAILTERITYLTEHFKTHKKDHHSRRGLLKIVGQRRGLLDYLKKKDVERYRSIIEKLGIRR from the coding sequence ATGTTGGCAACGGACAAGAAACAGGAAATCATAGGTGCGTACAAACTCCATGACAGCGATACCGGGTCTCCGGAGGTTCAGATAGCAATCCTCACCGAGCGCATCACCTATCTGACTGAGCACTTCAAGACCCACAAAAAGGATCACCACAGCCGTCGTGGGCTTCTGAAGATCGTCGGTCAAAGAAGGGGACTGCTTGATTACCTCAAGAAGAAAGATGTGGAAAGATACAGAAGCATTATTGAAAAGCTTGGTATAAGAAGGTAA
- a CDS encoding M16 family metallopeptidase: MIKKTTLKNGVRVISEALPNLSSVSIGIWVANGSRHERRESNGVAHFIEHLLFKGTTNRTALDIAREIDSVGGILNAFTSREYVCYYAKVLDRFLPKAVDILADIFTNSIFDPEEIEKERKVILQEINMVEDNPEDLVHDLFHQKFWKHHPLGMSILGDQQSVSGLTREKIIGFKDRMYRAEDIIIAAAGNVDHQELLALLEKNLPRIATGNGRETSTEPVHKKRIETVERDLEQVHMCLGIRGLPQNHPRRFDAFVMNTILGGSMSSRLFQEVREKRGLAYSIYSYMASHADTGSLVIYAGSGPGHYREVMELSLGELKRLKREPVPQVELDAAREQLKGNMILSLESSDNRMSKLAKNEIYFGQYQPLDAIIAGFDLVTTDSIMEIAGQLLDDDYLTLVMLGKVEGGHTFSNITLQ, from the coding sequence ATGATAAAAAAAACCACCCTTAAAAACGGCGTACGTGTCATTTCAGAGGCACTGCCTAACCTAAGCTCAGTATCGATCGGAATCTGGGTCGCCAACGGCTCCCGCCATGAACGGCGGGAGTCGAACGGCGTCGCCCACTTCATAGAGCATCTCCTGTTCAAGGGAACAACCAACCGCACCGCCCTCGACATCGCCCGGGAAATAGACTCGGTCGGGGGCATCCTCAATGCCTTCACCAGCCGCGAATATGTCTGCTACTATGCAAAAGTGCTGGACCGGTTTCTGCCCAAGGCGGTGGACATCCTTGCCGACATCTTCACCAATTCCATCTTCGATCCCGAAGAGATCGAAAAAGAACGGAAGGTCATCCTCCAGGAAATAAACATGGTGGAGGACAACCCCGAGGATTTGGTCCACGATCTTTTCCACCAGAAATTCTGGAAACACCACCCCCTCGGCATGTCCATCCTGGGAGACCAGCAATCGGTATCCGGTCTGACACGGGAAAAGATCATCGGCTTCAAGGACCGCATGTACCGGGCTGAAGACATCATTATCGCTGCCGCCGGCAATGTGGATCACCAGGAACTGCTGGCTCTGCTGGAGAAAAATCTCCCCCGGATTGCCACCGGCAACGGCCGGGAAACTTCGACCGAACCGGTGCATAAAAAGCGCATCGAGACAGTGGAGCGGGACCTGGAACAGGTGCATATGTGTCTTGGTATCCGCGGCCTGCCCCAGAATCACCCCCGGCGTTTCGACGCCTTCGTCATGAATACCATCCTCGGCGGCAGCATGAGTTCCCGCCTCTTTCAAGAGGTGAGGGAGAAACGCGGCCTTGCCTACTCCATATACTCTTACATGGCTTCCCATGCCGATACCGGCTCCCTGGTCATCTACGCCGGGTCGGGACCGGGCCACTACCGCGAGGTGATGGAACTGTCCCTTGGGGAGCTGAAACGGCTGAAAAGGGAACCGGTGCCCCAGGTGGAGCTGGATGCGGCCAGAGAGCAGCTTAAAGGCAACATGATCCTTTCCCTGGAAAGCAGCGACAATCGCATGTCCAAGCTGGCCAAGAACGAGATCTATTTTGGCCAATATCAGCCCCTCGACGCCATCATCGCAGGCTTCGACTTGGTCACCACCGACTCCATCATGGAGATTGCAGGTCAACTACTGGACGACGATTACCTGACACTAGTGATGCTGGGCAAGGTGGAAGGCGGCCACACCTTTTCGAACATTACCCTTCAATAA
- a CDS encoding L-threonylcarbamoyladenylate synthase codes for MLLEINPQNPQPRLLAQAVEILEKGGVVAYPTDTTYGIGCSIFNKKGIERIYAIKQRDRKKPFSFICADLSDIAHYARVSNYAFKVMKRFLPGPYTFILDATSVVPDLCMTKQKTVGIRIPANKICLAITKLLGHPIITTSANLSGEDPIGDPFQVENTLGKLIDLTVDGGVLTADVSSVVSLIGDRPEVLRKGVGDVSWCE; via the coding sequence ATGCTACTGGAAATCAACCCACAGAACCCCCAACCACGGCTTCTCGCCCAGGCTGTAGAAATCCTCGAAAAAGGCGGGGTAGTGGCTTACCCCACCGACACCACCTACGGCATCGGCTGCAGCATCTTCAACAAGAAGGGCATCGAACGCATTTACGCCATCAAACAGCGTGACAGGAAAAAGCCCTTCTCCTTCATCTGCGCCGACCTCTCCGATATCGCCCATTACGCCCGGGTGAGCAACTACGCCTTCAAGGTCATGAAACGGTTCCTGCCAGGGCCATACACCTTCATTCTCGACGCCACCAGCGTTGTTCCCGACCTGTGCATGACCAAGCAGAAAACCGTCGGTATCCGCATTCCCGCCAACAAGATCTGTCTTGCCATAACCAAGCTCCTGGGGCATCCCATCATCACCACCAGCGCCAACCTGTCCGGGGAAGACCCCATCGGAGATCCCTTCCAGGTAGAAAATACCCTGGGAAAACTGATCGACCTGACGGTGGACGGCGGGGTACTGACAGCGGATGTGAGTTCGGTGGTGAGCCTGATCGGCGACCGCCCGGAGGTTCTGCGTAAAGGGGTCGGGGACGTGAGCTGGTGCGAGTGA
- the infB gene encoding translation initiation factor IF-2, whose translation MSKTRVYELAQQMGIDNKELMAKLAAVGVEVKNHMAAIDDADIKKLSAPATVKEVSQEEVRVKPTLIRRRAKVVEAVAEEPPVEPKAEPAPAEVTTEKVAEKARVEEAPAPEAPVQAAEPVKIATEEAVPERATANKAKILGRVEIPGLTQRAKPPVQREAQPTARVVERPEARPSAERPAPGQRPEGQRPGQRPEGGYRPAGPRPAGQRPEGPRPGYTERPVTRGPERPGQARGPERPAPVVPLEMPPAGEDRRKGRKGKEVAGAGKKGPAGAAVPKRKEEFKKTELFEKHERVFEPGPRGKGKKRQAEKIQIGKKTEITVPKAIKRIIKISETITVGELAKRMGIKANDLIRALMKMGVMATINHALDFDTATILATDFGYEIENVALDIDEILESTPDTPESLVKRPPVVTIMGHVDHGKTSLLDAIRQTNVIAGEAGGITQHIGAYDVTLNGRKITFLDTPGHEAFTAMRARGAKVTDIVILVVAADDGVMPQTREAVNHSKAAGVPIIVAVNKIDKPEAKPERVKQELMELGLVSEEWGGETIFVDVSAKKRVNLPTLLEMVLLQADVLELKANEDKAARGTIVEAKLDKGRGPVATVLVQEGTLKVGDYFVAGIHFGRVRAMQNDRAEKVLSAGPSMPVEVIGFTGVPDAGDVFVALADEKQAKEIASLRQQKVRETELAKHSKLSLEQLYEKIQMGEVKDLNTIVKGDVQGSVEAVSESLRKLSTDAIRLNVIHASVGAITETDVNLATASNAIILGFNVRPEVKAQALAEKEGVDIRLYNIIYDAVDDIKKAMEGLLEPTLREKFLGRAEVRETFSVPKHGTVAGSYVLDGKMIRNSQVRLLRDNVVVFEGKMGSLRRFKDDVKEVASGYECGISIENYNDIKVGDIIESFEMEKVATKL comes from the coding sequence ATGAGTAAAACCCGTGTATACGAGCTGGCACAGCAAATGGGCATCGATAATAAGGAACTGATGGCGAAGTTGGCTGCGGTAGGTGTGGAAGTGAAAAACCACATGGCAGCCATTGATGATGCCGACATTAAGAAGCTGAGTGCCCCGGCTACTGTCAAGGAAGTCTCCCAGGAAGAAGTTCGTGTCAAGCCCACCCTGATCCGTCGCCGGGCCAAGGTTGTGGAAGCTGTTGCCGAAGAACCTCCCGTCGAGCCAAAGGCGGAACCTGCACCGGCAGAAGTGACCACTGAGAAAGTTGCCGAAAAAGCCAGGGTAGAGGAAGCTCCTGCTCCTGAGGCTCCTGTACAGGCTGCAGAACCTGTCAAGATCGCAACAGAGGAGGCGGTACCGGAGAGGGCCACTGCAAACAAGGCGAAGATCCTTGGCAGGGTGGAAATTCCCGGATTGACCCAGAGGGCGAAACCACCGGTGCAACGTGAAGCCCAGCCGACTGCACGGGTCGTTGAAAGGCCAGAAGCACGGCCCTCTGCCGAAAGACCAGCCCCTGGCCAGCGGCCCGAAGGCCAGAGACCCGGGCAACGACCGGAAGGCGGATATCGTCCCGCCGGACCGCGGCCTGCAGGTCAGCGACCGGAGGGACCGAGACCTGGCTACACCGAACGACCTGTCACCCGTGGCCCTGAAAGACCCGGGCAAGCCCGTGGACCTGAGAGGCCGGCTCCTGTCGTGCCATTGGAAATGCCACCCGCTGGTGAAGACAGGAGAAAAGGGCGCAAAGGGAAAGAAGTCGCCGGCGCCGGTAAAAAAGGTCCTGCAGGTGCCGCTGTACCCAAGCGCAAGGAAGAATTCAAAAAAACCGAGCTGTTCGAAAAACATGAGAGGGTCTTCGAACCGGGGCCCAGGGGAAAAGGTAAGAAGAGGCAGGCCGAAAAGATCCAGATCGGCAAGAAGACGGAGATTACTGTTCCAAAGGCCATCAAGAGGATCATCAAAATATCTGAGACCATCACCGTCGGCGAGCTCGCCAAACGTATGGGAATCAAGGCCAATGATCTTATCCGCGCCCTGATGAAGATGGGGGTCATGGCCACCATCAACCATGCCCTTGACTTTGACACTGCCACCATCCTTGCCACCGATTTCGGTTATGAGATCGAAAATGTGGCCTTGGACATAGATGAAATTCTCGAGTCGACGCCTGATACTCCGGAGAGCCTGGTCAAGAGGCCGCCCGTGGTTACCATCATGGGTCACGTCGACCACGGCAAGACATCACTTCTGGATGCTATCCGTCAGACCAACGTCATCGCCGGCGAGGCCGGGGGCATCACCCAGCATATCGGCGCCTACGATGTTACCCTCAATGGCCGCAAAATAACCTTCCTCGATACTCCGGGTCACGAGGCATTTACCGCCATGCGTGCCCGTGGAGCCAAGGTTACCGACATCGTCATCCTGGTCGTTGCGGCGGACGACGGGGTCATGCCCCAGACCAGAGAGGCTGTCAATCACTCCAAGGCTGCAGGCGTTCCCATAATTGTTGCCGTCAACAAGATCGACAAGCCGGAAGCCAAACCGGAACGGGTCAAACAGGAACTGATGGAACTTGGGCTCGTCTCCGAGGAGTGGGGTGGAGAAACCATTTTTGTCGATGTATCCGCCAAGAAGAGGGTAAATCTTCCCACATTGCTGGAGATGGTACTGCTTCAGGCCGACGTGCTGGAGCTGAAGGCCAACGAAGATAAGGCCGCCCGTGGAACCATCGTTGAAGCCAAGCTGGATAAGGGGCGTGGCCCGGTGGCAACCGTACTGGTTCAGGAAGGTACCCTCAAGGTGGGTGATTACTTTGTTGCCGGTATTCATTTCGGCAGGGTACGGGCCATGCAGAACGACCGCGCCGAAAAAGTGCTCTCAGCAGGTCCCTCAATGCCGGTGGAAGTGATCGGCTTTACCGGCGTACCCGATGCCGGCGATGTTTTTGTGGCCCTGGCCGATGAAAAGCAGGCCAAGGAGATCGCCAGCCTCCGCCAGCAGAAGGTCCGGGAAACCGAGCTTGCCAAACACAGCAAGCTGTCTCTGGAACAGCTCTACGAAAAAATCCAGATGGGCGAGGTCAAGGATCTCAATACCATCGTCAAGGGTGACGTCCAGGGGTCGGTGGAAGCTGTATCAGAATCCCTGCGCAAACTTTCCACCGATGCCATCCGTCTCAATGTCATTCACGCTTCGGTCGGCGCCATTACCGAGACCGATGTCAACCTGGCAACGGCAAGCAACGCCATCATCCTCGGCTTCAACGTCCGACCCGAGGTCAAGGCACAGGCACTTGCAGAGAAGGAAGGGGTCGATATCCGCCTCTATAACATCATCTATGATGCCGTGGATGATATCAAAAAGGCCATGGAAGGCCTGCTTGAGCCGACCCTGAGGGAAAAATTCCTTGGCCGCGCCGAGGTCAGGGAAACCTTCTCAGTGCCTAAACACGGCACCGTTGCCGGTTCTTATGTCCTGGACGGTAAAATGATCAGAAATTCCCAAGTCCGCCTGCTTCGTGACAACGTGGTGGTTTTCGAAGGGAAAATGGGCAGCCTGCGCCGCTTCAAGGACGATGTTAAAGAGGTTGCCTCGGGCTACGAATGCGGCATTTCCATCGAAAACTACAATGATATCAAGGTGGGCGACATCATAGAATCCTTCGAGATGGAGAAGGTTGCCACCAAGCTCTGA
- a CDS encoding ribosome-binding factor A has protein sequence MFKRSEKVAEAVHELVSELLVKGLKDPRIGFVTITGVKVTDDMHLATIYFTVIGSDEEKKATEQGLNSARGFIRKEMGKSFRMRYVPDIVFKYDASVEYGSRIESILKEIGSPEHDDNDKENS, from the coding sequence TTGTTCAAACGTTCTGAAAAAGTAGCAGAAGCGGTCCATGAGCTGGTCTCCGAGTTGCTGGTCAAGGGACTCAAAGACCCGAGGATCGGCTTTGTCACTATTACCGGGGTGAAGGTGACCGATGACATGCACCTTGCCACCATATACTTTACGGTAATCGGCAGCGATGAAGAAAAGAAGGCTACTGAGCAGGGGCTGAACAGCGCCCGGGGCTTTATCCGCAAGGAGATGGGAAAAAGCTTCCGCATGCGCTATGTCCCGGACATTGTCTTCAAATACGATGCATCAGTGGAATATGGCTCACGCATTGAATCGATACTCAAGGAAATCGGCTCACCGGAACACGATGATAATGATAAAGAGAATAGCTGA
- a CDS encoding DHH family phosphoesterase, producing MIKRIAEEIAALNSFLITTHESPDGDAVGSSLALARYLTCLGKDVTVYLCDPVPDVYQFLPMAERVVQELPDRSFDACFVLDVGEFRRAGKAITDCRTIGKFINIDHHLNCEDFGEINYVDTTACATGALVYRIIEAAGHEMDYDIALCIYTAVITDTGSFRYSNANPEAFAIAAKMVEKGINAWDVAEKLYESQPQNRLQLLAMALATLSFSPFGDYASIAVTLDMYQKCNANAELTDGFVNYPRSIKGVEVAIFFREIRDGLFKVGFRSKGKVDVSALAAAFSGGGHHNAAGCTIEGSLPVVKEKVFTLLEKFLRK from the coding sequence ATGATAAAGAGAATAGCTGAAGAAATTGCAGCCCTGAATTCGTTCCTCATTACCACCCATGAAAGTCCCGATGGCGACGCCGTCGGTTCAAGTCTGGCCCTGGCTCGCTATTTAACCTGCCTCGGCAAGGATGTAACCGTTTATCTCTGCGATCCGGTGCCCGATGTCTACCAGTTCCTGCCAATGGCCGAAAGGGTCGTCCAGGAGCTTCCCGACCGTTCATTCGACGCCTGCTTTGTCCTGGACGTGGGTGAATTCAGGCGTGCCGGCAAAGCCATTACCGATTGCCGGACCATCGGCAAGTTCATCAACATTGATCATCACCTTAACTGTGAAGATTTCGGCGAAATCAATTATGTGGACACGACTGCCTGTGCAACCGGTGCCCTTGTCTACCGCATCATAGAAGCGGCAGGTCACGAGATGGATTACGATATCGCTCTCTGCATCTATACTGCAGTAATTACCGATACCGGTTCCTTCCGTTACTCCAATGCCAATCCTGAAGCCTTTGCCATTGCTGCCAAAATGGTTGAAAAGGGAATCAATGCCTGGGATGTGGCTGAAAAGCTCTATGAGAGTCAGCCACAGAACCGCCTGCAACTTCTTGCCATGGCACTGGCCACCCTGTCGTTTTCACCTTTTGGCGATTATGCATCCATCGCCGTCACCCTGGACATGTACCAAAAATGCAATGCCAATGCCGAGCTGACCGACGGCTTCGTCAACTATCCCCGCTCGATCAAGGGGGTCGAGGTGGCCATCTTCTTCCGGGAGATCAGAGACGGGCTGTTCAAGGTCGGCTTCCGTTCCAAGGGCAAGGTGGATGTTTCGGCTCTTGCCGCTGCCTTTTCCGGCGGGGGACACCACAACGCTGCCGGTTGCACCATTGAAGGTTCGCTGCCAGTCGTCAAAGAGAAGGTGTTCACCCTTCTTGAAAAATTCCTTCGCAAATGA
- the dut gene encoding dUTP diphosphatase has translation MNSINVKIKRIRPEKGNPLPRYMTAHAAGVDLCADLDQELVLEPGERTLVPTGIAIELPEGYEAQIRPRSGLALKHGISLVNSPGTIDADYRGEIGVIVINHGNEPFVISNNERIAQMVFAPFTRAVFQDVAELGETARGEGGFGHTGR, from the coding sequence ATGAATTCAATTAACGTAAAAATCAAACGCATCAGGCCTGAAAAAGGCAATCCGCTTCCCCGGTACATGACTGCCCATGCCGCAGGAGTGGATCTTTGCGCCGACCTGGACCAGGAGCTGGTGCTTGAACCGGGGGAGAGAACCCTGGTCCCCACCGGCATTGCCATCGAGCTGCCGGAAGGTTATGAAGCGCAGATCAGGCCCCGTAGCGGCCTGGCCCTGAAACACGGCATTTCCCTTGTCAATTCGCCTGGCACCATCGATGCCGATTATCGTGGGGAGATCGGGGTGATTGTCATCAACCACGGCAATGAGCCGTTCGTCATCAGCAACAACGAACGGATTGCACAGATGGTCTTCGCACCCTTTACCCGTGCCGTCTTTCAGGATGTCGCCGAACTTGGAGAGACAGCGCGGGGAGAAGGCGGCTTTGGCCACACCGGTAGATGA
- the pnp gene encoding polyribonucleotide nucleotidyltransferase produces the protein METKVQVECGGRTITIETGKMAKQASGAVVVSSGDTRVLVTAVATKTAKEGQDFFPLTVNYQEKAYAGGKIPGGFFKREARPSDNETLTCRLIDRPIRPLFPDNFLNDTQIMATVISADKDNDPGILSMVGASAALMVSDIPFQGPIAGVKVGRIDGRFVANPGFEEMEKSDIEIVVAASKDAIIMVEGSAAEVSEEDMLEAIFFGHAAIQGLLAAQVELAEKAGVAKREVLPPVVNEALKAKVKELAYSRMKEAVRIKSKVERHNTIDTITGEVLTALAEEFEGAAKEIKGFLGDFEYDLVREHIIKDGERIDGRDTKTIRQITTEVGLLPRAHGSALFTRGETQALVVATLGTSIDEQRIDSLFGESKKRFLLHYNFPPFSVGETSFRLAPGRREIGHGMLAERALARVVPKHESFPYTIRIVSDILESNGSSSMASVCGGSMSMMDAGIPIKAPVAGIAMGLIKEGDDFAILSDILGDEDHLGDMDFKVAGTSTGVTALQMDIKIGGVTREIMGVALKQAHEGRLHILSKMAETIGTSKAELSTFAPRITTIYVKTDKIRDVIGSGGKNIRGITEATGVTIDIDDTGKINIASTDKAACDMAIKMIRDLTAEAEEGKLYMGLVKKVMEFGAFVEIFPGTDGLVHISELDTERVKNVTDVLKEGDKVLVKCIGIDKQGKIKLSRKEALGASLPE, from the coding sequence ATGGAAACTAAAGTACAGGTTGAATGTGGTGGAAGAACCATCACCATAGAAACAGGCAAGATGGCCAAACAGGCCAGTGGCGCCGTGGTTGTCAGCAGCGGCGATACCAGGGTTTTGGTGACAGCAGTTGCCACCAAAACTGCCAAGGAAGGGCAGGATTTCTTTCCCCTTACCGTCAATTACCAGGAAAAAGCATATGCCGGGGGCAAGATTCCCGGCGGGTTCTTCAAACGTGAAGCGCGTCCTTCAGACAACGAGACCCTGACCTGCAGGCTCATCGACCGTCCGATCCGACCGCTCTTTCCGGATAATTTCCTCAATGACACCCAGATCATGGCCACGGTCATCTCTGCCGACAAGGACAATGATCCGGGTATTCTCTCCATGGTTGGCGCTTCCGCTGCCCTGATGGTTTCGGACATCCCCTTCCAGGGGCCGATCGCCGGGGTGAAGGTGGGCAGGATCGACGGCCGTTTCGTCGCCAATCCTGGTTTCGAGGAGATGGAGAAGAGCGACATAGAAATAGTTGTGGCAGCAAGCAAAGACGCCATCATCATGGTTGAAGGAAGCGCAGCAGAGGTTTCGGAAGAGGATATGCTGGAGGCCATTTTCTTCGGTCACGCAGCCATTCAGGGTCTTTTGGCCGCCCAGGTGGAACTGGCCGAAAAAGCCGGCGTTGCCAAGCGTGAGGTTCTTCCCCCGGTTGTAAACGAAGCGCTGAAAGCCAAGGTAAAGGAACTGGCCTATTCCCGCATGAAAGAAGCCGTGAGGATCAAATCCAAGGTTGAGCGGCACAATACGATAGATACCATCACCGGAGAGGTTCTGACTGCCCTGGCCGAAGAATTCGAAGGTGCTGCAAAAGAAATCAAGGGTTTCCTTGGCGATTTCGAATACGATCTTGTGCGTGAGCACATCATCAAGGACGGCGAGCGCATCGACGGTCGGGACACCAAGACCATCCGCCAGATAACCACCGAGGTCGGCTTGCTTCCCAGAGCCCATGGTTCGGCCCTTTTCACCAGAGGAGAGACACAGGCCCTGGTTGTGGCTACGCTTGGTACATCCATCGACGAGCAGCGCATCGACTCCCTGTTCGGCGAGAGCAAGAAGCGCTTCCTCCTCCACTATAACTTCCCGCCGTTCTCCGTTGGTGAGACCAGCTTCCGTCTCGCTCCGGGGCGCAGGGAAATCGGCCACGGCATGTTGGCCGAACGGGCTCTTGCCAGGGTAGTGCCCAAGCATGAGAGCTTCCCTTACACCATCAGGATCGTTTCCGACATTCTGGAGAGCAACGGCTCTTCATCCATGGCCTCCGTCTGTGGTGGCTCCATGTCCATGATGGATGCCGGCATCCCCATCAAGGCTCCTGTTGCCGGCATTGCCATGGGCCTCATCAAGGAAGGTGACGACTTCGCCATTCTTTCCGACATTCTCGGTGACGAGGATCATCTGGGGGACATGGATTTCAAGGTTGCCGGAACTTCAACCGGTGTTACCGCCCTGCAGATGGACATCAAGATCGGCGGCGTCACTCGCGAGATAATGGGCGTTGCCCTCAAGCAGGCCCATGAAGGACGTCTGCATATCCTGAGCAAAATGGCCGAAACCATCGGTACCTCCAAGGCCGAGCTTTCCACCTTCGCACCGCGCATCACCACCATCTATGTGAAGACCGACAAGATCCGCGACGTCATCGGTTCCGGTGGCAAAAACATCCGCGGCATAACCGAGGCCACCGGCGTCACCATCGACATCGACGACACCGGCAAGATCAATATCGCCAGTACCGATAAGGCTGCCTGCGACATGGCTATCAAAATGATCAGGGATCTGACCGCCGAGGCCGAAGAAGGCAAGCTCTACATGGGCCTGGTGAAAAAAGTCATGGAATTCGGCGCCTTTGTCGAGATATTCCCCGGCACCGACGGCCTGGTTCACATCTCCGAGCTGGATACGGAGCGAGTCAAGAACGTCACCGACGTCCTCAAGGAAGGGGACAAGGTACTGGTGAAATGCATCGGCATTGACAAACAGGGTAAGATCAAACTGTCCCGGAAAGAAGCATTGGGCGCCAGCCTGCCCGAGTAG